ATTTCGCAAAACGTCGTTTACATTTCGCTAGACTTCAACGGCAGTCTCTTTAGCTGAGCGCTAGATTACTTTTTGAGATTCTCTGACCGAATAGACACTATGCAATCTTCCTATGCTTGGCTCGAATCATCCTTAGCGACGATTCACAAAGCTCACTGGCACCGTTCTCCTCGAGTGACGGCGGGGCAACCTGGTCCAGTTGTGCAGCTTGAAGGTAGATCGGTCTTGAACTTTGCCAGTAATGATTATTTAGGGCTGGCTGGGGATGAGCGGCTGCAGGCAGCTGCGATCTCATCTATCAAAACCCACGGCACAGGCAGTACAGGGTCAAGATTGCTCAGCGGTCATCGTTTGGTACATGAGGAATTGGAAGGTGCGATCTCAGCATGGAAAAGAACAGAGGACGCGATCGTCTATAGTTCTGGCTATCTCGCTAACATAGGAACGATTGCTGCACTGGTCGACAAACGAGACCTAATTGTGGGTGACGAATACAACCACTCTAGTCTCAAAAACGGTGCGAAATTGAGTGGAGCAAGGATTCTCGATTACCGCCACAGCAACGTCACGGACCTACACAATCAGCTACAGAAGACTCGGCATAACTACCGTCGCTGCCTACTATTGACCGACAGCGTCTTCAGCATGGATGGCGATCTCTGCCCTCTACCAGAAATCTTAAATCTTGCTCACCAGTATGACTGCATGGTGCTTGTCGATGAAGCCCACGGCACGGGTGTCTTAGGACCGACAGGTGCAGGCTGTGTAGAGCACTTTGACTGCAGCGGCGTGCCCCTCATTCAAATGGGGACTATGAGCAAAGCTCTCGGCAGTTTAGGAGGATATGTAGCGGGGACTGCTCAGCTGATTGACTACCTCCGAAATCGGGCTGCCACATGGATTTATACAACAGGGCTATCCCCAGCAGATACCGCAGCAGCACTAGCTGCAATTCAGATTATTCAATCCAGACCTCAGCGCCGTGAGCAGCTGTGGCAGAATGTCGCCCAGCTTAAGGAGGCGATCTCAAAACTTCCTCGGGTCATAGATGGAGAGTGGAAACTGTTGCCTTCAGATTCTCCGATTATGTGCCTGCAGATGAAGAGCCCAGAGATTGTACTCAAAGTGAGTCAAGAGCTACTGGAGAAGGGTATTTATGCTCCTGCAATTCGCCCCCCGACTGTTCCGACCAGTCGCATTCGGTTTTCTGTGATGGCGACCCACCAATCTGAACAGATTGATCGGTTAGCAACAATATTGGAAGCAGGTTAGAGCTAATTTAGAAGAGAGTATAAAGTGTGCTTAATCCAGACTAGGAGAGTAGACATCCTCTCAATATAGGATCAGAATCCTGCAATCTATAAATCCCTACAAAAAAAGCACTAAAAACCCTCAGAACAGATGAAAGAATTATTTTTATACTTCCATTTAGTAGCATTCATTAAGCATATTAATAAGTTCTGCTCTTCTAAATAAAAACTACTTTTGGATTTTTTAATGCCTATAGAATTGACATCTTAACCGTTGGCAATTTCACCTTATTAATCAATAAATAAAGATAGGAACTCACGAAATTAAAAGTCGACGACCATTTCCATGAGAATGAATTTTATACCAATACAGAGAAATCATGTATCAATATTTCTATAGAGCGTACAACTCAAACACATGCTAATTTTTCAGACGTGTTGGCCAACGTTTAATTGTTGTGTCACTGCTGCCGGTGAAAATACTCTTCCCATTAGGACTGAAAGCAACCGTCCAAATTGCTTGGCGATGCTCAGGTAAGGTACCTAAAATATTCCCTGTCGCTGCACTCCATAGCTTGGCAGTTGTATCATGACTGCTGCTCACAAGAATCTTCCCATCGGGACTAAAAGTAATTGCTCGGACCGCATCCATATGCCCAGCAAAAGCTTTGAGTAGTTTTCCCTGGCTAACGTTCCACAGCTTGACTGTTCGGTCATCACTACCAGTGGCTAGCGTACGACCATCAGGACTAAAACGAATGGTTCTTACAGAATCCTCGTGGCCCATCAAAGCCCAAATCTGAATCGGTGGGTGGCGATCGGCAAGTTGCCAAACTTCGATACGACCGCTATCGTCACCGAAGGCAATTTTGTTTTCTTTGGGACCAAAGGCTACAGACTGAATCCAGCTATCGGTCTTGACGTGATAGATCCGTTTTCCGGTCTTCAGATTCCAGATATGGAGCCTTCTGCCCGTTCCGCCGCTGACTAAAAACTGACTATCTGGACTGAGGGCAATCGCTTTTACATCATCTC
This DNA window, taken from Acaryochloris thomasi RCC1774, encodes the following:
- a CDS encoding WD40 repeat domain-containing protein codes for the protein MALATNAIQPISASQTLDHRGTWVYAIAVSPDGATLVSGGYDGKLRWWNAQTGTLAHTVQGHGDAVASIAISQDGQTLVSGSWDNRIKVWSLETQQLLQTLKQGDDVKAIALSPDSQFLVSGGTGRRLHIWNLKTGKRIYHVKTDSWIQSVAFGPKENKIAFGDDSGRIEVWQLADRHPPIQIWALMGHEDSVRTIRFSPDGRTLATGSDDRTVKLWNVSQGKLLKAFAGHMDAVRAITFSPDGKILVSSSHDTTAKLWSAATGNILGTLPEHRQAIWTVAFSPNGKSIFTGSSDTTIKRWPTRLKN
- the bioF gene encoding 8-amino-7-oxononanoate synthase, whose product is MQSSYAWLESSLATIHKAHWHRSPRVTAGQPGPVVQLEGRSVLNFASNDYLGLAGDERLQAAAISSIKTHGTGSTGSRLLSGHRLVHEELEGAISAWKRTEDAIVYSSGYLANIGTIAALVDKRDLIVGDEYNHSSLKNGAKLSGARILDYRHSNVTDLHNQLQKTRHNYRRCLLLTDSVFSMDGDLCPLPEILNLAHQYDCMVLVDEAHGTGVLGPTGAGCVEHFDCSGVPLIQMGTMSKALGSLGGYVAGTAQLIDYLRNRAATWIYTTGLSPADTAAALAAIQIIQSRPQRREQLWQNVAQLKEAISKLPRVIDGEWKLLPSDSPIMCLQMKSPEIVLKVSQELLEKGIYAPAIRPPTVPTSRIRFSVMATHQSEQIDRLATILEAG